GACGTCGTACCTGAACACCGACTGGTACACGAAACAGCTCAAGCACCTGACCGAACCCTGCAAGGACGGAGTCGACCCGTCCACCGACTGGACCGTCGTGCAGTGCCAGCGGCCGTACACCGCGGAGAACACCGCCGCCGCATACGTGCTCTCGGCAGATCAGGCCGGAGACAAGATTCCGATCTTGGTCGACACAATGGACAAGCCGACTAAATCGATCCTTTCGTTGACGGACGAACAGATCGAGGAGGCGGCGGGGACGTATGCCCCCATCGACGAGGCCGTCACGATTCGAATCGGCAACATCGAGGCACGGCTCTCGGGTGGACAGTACTTCGCCCCCTGGAAGCGCTTCGCGTTGATGCTGATGATCGAGTCGATCGACGAGCGTCCCATCTACTTCGCGTCGAGCGGAAACGCCGCGACTTCCCTGGGCGTTCAGCCGTACCTCGTGCGGCAAGGACTCGCCTTCCGGCTCAACAACGGACCCCTTTCAGCCGACGGCGACCACGGGTTCACGCGCCTGTTGGCGTCCCCGTACTCGGCCGTGACCGGAGAGTGGTTGGACGTCGAGCGCACGCGGACACTTCTCGACGAAGTCTTCGTCCATCGCGAAGGCCTCCCCGACTCATGGGATCACTGGCCGGACATCGCCACTCTCGGCATCCCGAACTATTACTCGTGGGTCTACATGGCTCTGGTTCAGGAGGCGATCCAGCGCAACGACGTCGAAGCGCTCGACCGTTATCGAGCGCGCGCGGAAGCGTGGTCTTCGCTGGGAACGTAGCAGCCCGTGGTAGTAATAGAGTGGACCGCGTTCCAGTGCCGCGGCCCCGGCTCCTAGGCGAAGCGACGACGCCATAGCCGTCGCTACGGCTAGGTATCATAGGGGCCTGGCGTCCGCTGCCGGACGAATCGATCGACAAGGCAGGCCGAAGATGAAAAGGCGTTCTCCCCCTGGAGTGGGTGCACTCTTGAGAGTGCGAGGAAAGAACCCACGAACCGAAGAGGAGAACGCCGATGGACAGGTATATCGGACTGGACGTACACGCGTCAAGCTGCACGCTGGCGGTCATCGGACCGAGTGGCAAACGACTGAGCACGCAAGTGGTGGAGACGAATGCTGCGACGTTGATCGAGGTTCTGCGCGGGATCCCGAAGCGTCGCCACCTGTGCATGGAAGAAGGGACGCTGTCGGAGTGGTTACACGAAGTGCTGGAGCCACACGTCGACGAGCTGGTCGTGACGGGAGTCGGCAAGAAGAGCCGGGGCCCGAAGAGCGACAAGCAAGACGCGTTAGGGCTAGCCGAGCAGCTCAGGATCGGCGCGATCAAGACGCGGGTCTACAAGGGGCGCGGCGAGTTCGGGCGGTTGGGCAATCTGGCGAAGGCCTACGGCTTCGTGGTGGGCGACACAGTGCGGGTGAAGAACCGTCTGAGGAGCGTGCTGCGCTCGAGGGGTGTGGCGTACGGAGCGGGCCAGTCGGTGTACGCGAAGCGCGAGCGGGCACATTGGCTGGGCGAGTTACCGGCGGCGACGAGAACACTGGCCGAGCTGCTGTACGAAGAGCACGACGCGCTTGTGGCTCTGCGCGAGAAGGCGGAGAAGACGATGCTGGCCGAGGCAAGGAAGCATCGGCAGTGGCATGTGCTGAAGACGTGTCCGGGACTGGGCCCGATTCGGATCGCGGAGCTCCTGCCGGTTATAGTGACACCGTACCGGTTCAGAAGCCGGAGCGGATTCTGGGCGTACTGCGGGCTGGGCATTGTGATGCGGACCTCGTCGGACTGGATGCGGAACCCGAGCGGGCAGTGGGTGAAGACACCGGTGCAGCAGACCCGGGGCCTAAACCGGAACTTCAACCGCACGCTGAAGCGAGTGTTCAAGGGCGCGGCGACGACGGTGATCGGTCGGGCCGAAGACGGACCCCTGTACCGACACTATCAGAGTCTGCTGGACGGCGGCACGAAGCCGAACCTGGCGAAGCTGACGATCGCGCGTCAGATCGCCTCGATCACGCTGGCGCTATGGCGCACAGGCGAGAGGTACGACGCAACGAGACTGGAAGCTACGCAGTAGACCGGGCCAGGAACGACGAACGTGAGGTGGCAAGCTGCGTTCGAGAAGACAGGTCCGACGAACCGAAAGCGAACCGGTTGCAGGGGCAAGCATCCATTGAAGCACTGGGCTGGGCCGAGAGGTCCGAGTCCCCACGGCTAGGTTATGCACCCCTGGAGAGCCGAACGAAGCGATGGGCCGAAGACGAGCCCCAGATAGAAGGATGGTTCCCGCTCTGGAGCGGAGAATGCCACGGCTGTAAAGGACTTTCGGACTGCGATACGGACCCGACGGACGTACCCACCCCGGGTCGTCTAACCGGCCATCGAAAGAAAGCGGACGCCTGCGGCAAAAACATGAGCCGACGGCGTGTTGTAGACGTGCGTCTTGACCGCTGGCCCCATAGAAGGAGCTTCAACGACGGGGGGCACCCGCGCCGGAGGCGTGGGTCGGCGCCGTGCCACCGCAACCCACGACCAGGAGAGTCATGCCACACATAGTGAAGGGCGCAGGGGGGTCGCGGCCCTGGAGGTCGTCTCTCCTCCTCGCCGTAGCTGAGCTACGACTCGTCGTCGTTCCTACTC
The genomic region above belongs to Gemmatimonadota bacterium and contains:
- a CDS encoding transposase — its product is MDRYIGLDVHASSCTLAVIGPSGKRLSTQVVETNAATLIEVLRGIPKRRHLCMEEGTLSEWLHEVLEPHVDELVVTGVGKKSRGPKSDKQDALGLAEQLRIGAIKTRVYKGRGEFGRLGNLAKAYGFVVGDTVRVKNRLRSVLRSRGVAYGAGQSVYAKRERAHWLGELPAATRTLAELLYEEHDALVALREKAEKTMLAEARKHRQWHVLKTCPGLGPIRIAELLPVIVTPYRFRSRSGFWAYCGLGIVMRTSSDWMRNPSGQWVKTPVQQTRGLNRNFNRTLKRVFKGAATTVIGRAEDGPLYRHYQSLLDGGTKPNLAKLTIARQIASITLALWRTGERYDATRLEATQ